A portion of the Faecalibacterium sp. I3-3-89 genome contains these proteins:
- a CDS encoding aldose epimerase family protein, with amino-acid sequence MAQFRSKPFGVTKNGDKVDEYIISNPGGLEISVLNYGCVIKNLFVPTKTGLVDVVVGHDTLADYEADFNSSGSTCCGAFVGRYANRIENAEFALGGKTYKLEANNGRNHLHGTFPRKIYDVKMFGDTLLMETESPAGEDGFPGNLKVSVRYILTPDNTLRMDYRVSSDADTIINLTNHTYFNLDGGGNVLGQKLRIYASNYLEGNNETCPTGRILPVAGTPMDFRAGKPLGRDLDTGFYQTTMAGGGFDHCYVLDRPRGASQSLCAWASSDKTGISMKMYTTQPGIQLYTGNFLQNCPSPGKGGVPMEKYGGFALETQHFPCSPSHPEFPSTVLRAGKVFRVNTTLRFFTGRQCGRL; translated from the coding sequence ATGGCACAGTTTCGCTCCAAGCCTTTCGGTGTGACCAAAAACGGCGATAAGGTGGATGAGTACATCATCTCCAATCCCGGCGGACTTGAGATCAGTGTGCTGAACTACGGCTGTGTGATCAAAAATCTTTTCGTCCCCACCAAGACGGGCCTTGTGGATGTGGTCGTCGGGCACGACACCCTCGCCGACTATGAGGCAGATTTCAACTCGTCCGGCAGCACCTGCTGCGGTGCGTTCGTGGGCCGGTACGCCAACCGCATCGAGAACGCGGAATTTGCCCTCGGCGGCAAGACCTACAAGCTGGAAGCCAACAACGGCAGAAATCACCTGCACGGCACCTTCCCCCGGAAGATCTACGATGTGAAGATGTTCGGCGATACGCTCCTGATGGAGACCGAAAGCCCGGCGGGTGAGGATGGTTTCCCGGGGAATCTGAAGGTCAGCGTGCGGTACATCCTCACCCCGGACAACACTCTGCGGATGGACTACCGTGTCTCCAGCGATGCGGATACCATCATCAACCTGACGAACCACACCTATTTCAACCTCGACGGCGGCGGCAATGTGCTGGGCCAGAAGCTCCGCATCTATGCCTCCAACTACCTCGAGGGCAACAACGAGACCTGCCCCACGGGCCGCATCCTGCCTGTGGCCGGTACGCCGATGGATTTCCGCGCAGGCAAGCCGCTGGGCCGCGACCTCGACACCGGGTTCTATCAGACCACCATGGCGGGCGGCGGCTTCGACCACTGCTATGTCCTTGACCGGCCCCGGGGCGCGAGCCAGAGCCTCTGCGCGTGGGCGTCCAGCGACAAGACCGGCATCAGCATGAAGATGTACACCACCCAGCCGGGCATCCAGCTCTACACCGGCAACTTCCTGCAGAACTGCCCCTCCCCCGGCAAGGGCGGCGTCCCGATGGAAAAATACGGCGGCTTCGCCCTCGAGACCCAGCACTTCCCCTGCAGCCCCTCCCACCCGGAGTTCCCCTCCACGGTGCTGCGGGCGGGCAAGGTCTTCCGCGTCAACACCACCCTCCGCTTCTTCACCGGCCGTCAGTGCGGCCGTCTCTAA
- the galE gene encoding UDP-glucose 4-epimerase GalE codes for MAILVSGGAGYIGSHTCIELLNAGYDVVVADNYYNASPVVLDRVKQITGKDFRFYQADMTKHEDVEKIFAECPDITAVIQFAAYKAVGESVSKPIEYYYNNLNCTLVILDVMRRHNCHNFVFSSSATVYGDPASVPITEDFPVGATTNPYGTTKAMTERILTDVCKADPTLNVALLRYFNPIGAHKSGLIGEDPNGIPNNLMPYIAKVAVGKLEKVHVFGNDYPTPDGTGVRDYIHVVDLARGHVCAIKKLETNCGLFICNLGTGKGYSVLDVIHAFEKACGKTIPYVIEARRPGDIAECYADPTKAKNELGWVAEYGIEEMCADSWNWQKKNPDGYHTAN; via the coding sequence ATGGCTATTTTGGTTTCCGGCGGCGCAGGCTACATCGGCAGCCACACCTGCATCGAGCTTCTGAATGCAGGCTACGATGTCGTTGTGGCGGACAATTACTATAACGCATCCCCCGTGGTCCTCGACCGGGTCAAGCAGATCACCGGCAAGGATTTCCGCTTCTATCAGGCCGACATGACCAAGCACGAGGATGTGGAGAAAATCTTCGCCGAGTGCCCCGACATCACGGCCGTCATCCAGTTCGCAGCCTATAAGGCTGTGGGCGAGAGCGTCTCCAAGCCCATCGAATACTACTACAACAACCTCAACTGCACGCTGGTCATTCTGGACGTGATGCGTCGGCACAACTGCCACAATTTCGTGTTCAGCTCTTCTGCCACCGTCTACGGCGACCCCGCCAGCGTGCCCATCACCGAGGACTTCCCGGTCGGCGCCACCACCAACCCCTACGGCACCACCAAGGCGATGACGGAGCGCATCCTCACCGATGTCTGCAAGGCCGACCCCACCCTGAACGTGGCTCTGCTGCGCTACTTCAACCCCATCGGTGCCCACAAGTCCGGCCTCATCGGCGAGGACCCCAACGGCATCCCCAACAACCTCATGCCCTACATCGCCAAGGTGGCCGTCGGCAAGCTGGAGAAGGTCCATGTCTTCGGCAACGACTACCCCACCCCCGACGGCACCGGCGTCCGCGACTACATCCATGTCGTTGACCTCGCCCGCGGCCATGTCTGCGCCATCAAGAAGCTGGAGACGAACTGCGGCCTCTTCATCTGCAACCTCGGCACTGGCAAGGGCTACAGCGTGCTGGACGTCATCCACGCATTCGAGAAGGCCTGCGGCAAGACCATCCCCTACGTCATCGAGGCCCGCCGCCCCGGCGACATCGCAGAGTGCTACGCCGACCCCACCAAGGCCAAGAACGAGCTGGGCTGGGTGGCCGAGTACGGCATCGAGGAGATGTGCGCCGACAGCTGGAACTGGCAGAAGAAGAACCCTGACGGCTACCACACCGCAAACTGA
- the feoB gene encoding ferrous iron transport protein B, with product MTLKDLNIGETAVVGTVGGEGALRQHFLDMGLIPGEKVTLVKFAPMGDPMELSIHGYELTLRLDDAARIGVTLAKAPAAKKAEAESEKPVEHPGLGEGGRYHTKKGENPLPDGTTLTFALAGNQNCGKTTLFNQLTGSNQHVGNFPGVTVDRKSGAIRNNPNTEVTDLPGIYSMSPYTSEEIVTRQFIIGEKPTGIINIVDATNIERNLYLTMQLMELDTPMVLALNMMDEMRGNGGTVRINKMEAMLGIPVVPISAAKNEGVDELVDHALHVAKYQERPGRMDFCGEEDHGGAVHRCIHGIIHLIEDHAKAAGIPVRFAATKLVEGDQRIEAALKLDQNEKEMIEHIIVQMEQERGLDRAAAIADMRFHFIHQLVEQTVVKPRQSKEQLRSARIDQFLTGRYTAIPAFVGIMALVFYLTFGVIGLALQNLLEAGIDALTAAMDSTLTAWNVNAAVHSLVIDGIFTGVGSVLSFLPIIVTLFFFLSLLEDTGYMARVAFVMDKLLRRIGLSGRSIVPMLIGFGCTVPGVMASRTLPSERDRKMTILLTPFMSCSAKLPIYSLFAAAFFPEHAALVMVSLYFLGIAVGILMAILLKGTVFKGEAVPFVMELPNYRLPGLKNVVQLLWEKARDFLQRAFTVIFAATIIIWFLQSFDLRLSLTTDPQQSILAWLASGIAPLFAPLGFADWRVSTALITGFMAKESVVSTLTILYGSSAAFAAALSPAAAAPLLVFCLLYTPCIAAVASVKRELGGKWAFIMVANQCIVAWLAAFGTRLIMML from the coding sequence ATGACGTTGAAAGATTTGAACATCGGCGAGACCGCCGTGGTCGGGACCGTGGGCGGCGAAGGCGCTCTGCGGCAGCATTTTCTGGATATGGGGCTGATCCCCGGTGAGAAAGTCACGCTGGTCAAATTTGCCCCGATGGGCGACCCGATGGAGCTGAGCATCCACGGCTATGAGCTGACCCTCCGGCTGGACGATGCCGCCCGCATCGGGGTCACTCTGGCCAAAGCCCCGGCGGCGAAAAAGGCGGAGGCAGAAAGTGAAAAGCCGGTGGAGCACCCGGGCCTCGGCGAAGGCGGACGCTACCACACCAAAAAGGGCGAGAACCCTCTGCCCGACGGCACGACCCTTACCTTTGCACTGGCGGGCAACCAGAACTGCGGCAAGACGACCCTCTTCAACCAGCTCACCGGCTCCAACCAGCACGTTGGCAATTTCCCGGGCGTGACGGTGGACCGCAAGAGCGGTGCGATCCGGAACAACCCGAATACGGAGGTCACAGACCTGCCCGGCATCTACTCCATGTCGCCCTATACCAGCGAGGAGATCGTGACCCGGCAGTTCATCATCGGTGAGAAGCCCACGGGCATCATCAATATCGTGGACGCCACCAATATCGAGCGGAATCTGTATCTCACCATGCAGCTCATGGAGCTGGATACGCCGATGGTGCTGGCGCTGAACATGATGGACGAGATGCGCGGCAACGGTGGCACCGTCCGCATCAATAAGATGGAGGCCATGCTGGGCATCCCGGTCGTGCCCATCTCTGCGGCAAAGAACGAGGGCGTGGACGAGCTGGTGGATCACGCGCTCCACGTCGCAAAGTATCAGGAGCGGCCGGGCCGGATGGATTTCTGCGGCGAGGAGGATCACGGCGGCGCAGTCCACCGCTGCATCCACGGCATCATCCACCTGATCGAGGATCACGCCAAGGCCGCAGGCATCCCGGTGCGCTTTGCGGCCACAAAGCTCGTGGAGGGCGACCAGCGCATCGAAGCGGCCCTGAAGCTCGACCAGAACGAAAAAGAGATGATCGAGCACATCATCGTCCAGATGGAGCAGGAGCGGGGTCTGGACCGCGCCGCCGCCATCGCGGATATGCGGTTCCACTTCATCCACCAGCTGGTGGAGCAGACCGTCGTGAAGCCCCGCCAGAGCAAGGAGCAGCTCCGCTCGGCCCGGATCGACCAGTTCCTCACGGGCCGCTATACCGCTATCCCGGCCTTTGTGGGCATCATGGCGCTGGTGTTCTACCTCACCTTCGGCGTCATTGGTCTGGCGCTCCAGAACCTGCTGGAAGCGGGCATTGATGCCTTGACCGCCGCGATGGACTCCACCCTCACGGCGTGGAACGTCAACGCAGCCGTCCACTCGCTGGTCATCGACGGCATCTTCACCGGTGTGGGCAGTGTGTTGAGCTTCCTGCCCATCATCGTGACCCTGTTCTTCTTCCTCTCTCTGCTGGAGGATACCGGATACATGGCCCGCGTGGCATTCGTGATGGATAAGCTTCTCCGGCGCATCGGCCTCTCGGGGCGCAGCATCGTGCCGATGCTCATCGGCTTCGGCTGCACCGTCCCCGGCGTCATGGCCAGTCGCACCCTGCCCTCGGAGCGCGACCGCAAAATGACCATCCTGCTCACCCCCTTTATGAGCTGCTCGGCTAAGCTGCCCATCTACAGCCTGTTCGCGGCGGCCTTCTTCCCGGAGCACGCGGCTCTGGTGATGGTAAGCCTCTATTTCCTCGGCATTGCGGTGGGCATCCTGATGGCCATCCTACTGAAGGGCACCGTCTTTAAGGGCGAGGCCGTCCCCTTTGTGATGGAGCTGCCCAACTACCGCCTGCCCGGCCTCAAGAATGTGGTCCAGCTGCTCTGGGAAAAGGCCCGTGATTTCCTCCAGCGCGCCTTTACGGTCATCTTTGCGGCGACCATCATCATCTGGTTCCTGCAGAGCTTCGACCTGCGGCTCAGCCTCACCACTGACCCGCAGCAGAGCATCCTTGCGTGGCTGGCCAGCGGCATCGCACCGCTGTTTGCGCCGCTGGGCTTTGCCGACTGGCGGGTATCCACGGCTCTTATCACCGGCTTCATGGCCAAGGAGAGCGTCGTTTCGACCCTCACCATCCTCTATGGCTCCTCTGCGGCCTTTGCCGCCGCGCTGTCCCCGGCGGCGGCTGCGCCCCTGCTGGTGTTCTGCCTGCTCTATACGCCCTGCATCGCGGCGGTGGCCTCGGTCAAGCGGGAGCTGGGCGGCAAGTGGGCGTTTATCATGGTGGCAAATCAGTGCATCGTAGCATGGCTGGCGGCCTTCGGCACGCGGCTCATCATGATGCTGTAA
- a CDS encoding MarR family winged helix-turn-helix transcriptional regulator, protein MNTPGIEFGRKTAAAYAALCKPLCQKLHLTQTAFDILMFLANNPGYQTASDVVEMRKLKANLVSVNVDRLVQEGYLVREADPADRRRTLLRCTEKAQPIIVRGRALQEEFGQKLLENTTEAQRKAFCETMDIMNKNLDAILERDT, encoded by the coding sequence ATGAACACCCCGGGCATCGAATTCGGGCGAAAGACCGCAGCGGCCTACGCTGCCCTCTGCAAACCCCTGTGCCAGAAGCTGCACCTGACCCAGACGGCCTTTGACATTCTGATGTTCCTCGCCAATAACCCCGGCTACCAGACCGCCAGCGACGTGGTGGAGATGCGGAAGCTGAAGGCTAACCTCGTCTCAGTGAACGTAGACCGTCTGGTGCAGGAGGGCTATCTTGTCCGCGAGGCCGACCCTGCTGACCGCCGCCGCACCCTGCTGCGCTGCACCGAAAAGGCACAGCCCATCATTGTGCGGGGCCGCGCTTTGCAGGAGGAGTTCGGCCAGAAGCTGCTCGAGAATACCACCGAGGCCCAGCGGAAAGCCTTCTGCGAGACGATGGACATTATGAACAAAAATCTGGATGCAATTTTGGAGAGAGATACATGA
- a CDS encoding DUF4097 family beta strand repeat-containing protein: MKKFLLALLTAATAAALLCGAAAVSTYSVGYDAPAGISTIVVQDSSAAVVLQAADTDHIHADYTYTSSYAFESSKLYDFSVAGSTLTVTKTREPNASLTIKSTDTRACTLTLQVPRQTLASLTVSTTNDNITLDGVSAQTAALTTDNGRIEVTNFNGISLSGTTRNGKITLSGVTSQNVAATIQNSGTLKLENISANVCNAKVQNGSITGSVVGDSSAYGFDLTAGGGRIRVSDSNDRNFLLSGKDALQQNAGAPQKLSLATQNGDVDVEFVR; encoded by the coding sequence ATGAAAAAGTTTCTTCTCGCTCTTTTGACAGCCGCCACAGCGGCGGCGCTGCTCTGCGGCGCTGCAGCTGTGTCCACCTACAGCGTCGGCTATGACGCACCGGCCGGCATCAGCACCATCGTGGTGCAGGACAGCAGCGCCGCCGTCGTGCTGCAGGCCGCAGACACCGACCACATCCACGCCGACTACACCTACACCTCGAGCTATGCGTTCGAAAGCTCCAAGCTCTACGACTTCTCGGTGGCGGGCAGCACCCTCACCGTGACCAAGACCCGGGAGCCGAACGCCTCCCTTACCATCAAGAGCACCGACACCCGCGCCTGCACCCTGACGCTTCAGGTGCCCCGCCAGACGCTGGCCAGCCTCACCGTCAGCACGACGAACGACAACATCACGCTGGACGGCGTTTCGGCCCAGACGGCCGCTCTGACCACCGATAATGGCCGCATCGAGGTGACGAACTTCAACGGCATCTCCCTGAGCGGCACCACCCGCAACGGCAAGATCACCCTGAGCGGCGTCACCTCCCAGAACGTGGCCGCTACCATCCAGAACAGCGGCACCCTCAAGCTGGAGAACATCTCCGCCAATGTCTGCAATGCCAAGGTCCAGAACGGCAGCATCACCGGCTCAGTGGTGGGCGACAGCAGCGCTTACGGCTTTGACCTCACCGCCGGAGGCGGCAGGATCCGGGTCTCCGACTCCAACGACCGCAATTTCCTTCTCAGCGGCAAGGACGCTCTGCAGCAGAATGCCGGCGCGCCCCAGAAGCTGAGCCTCGCCACCCAGAACGGCGACGTGGATGTGGAGTTTGTCCGCTAA
- the tig gene encoding trigger factor yields MKLVSVETPEKSVCKMTFSASAEELEAASNAVYERTRATYTIKGFAKGEADRAQIEADRGEHTFWYDAINDLMDKDVPALYDAAMAEHGFHAVDEPVYDLVSVKKDEGFVATATTALQPELKLTQTTGFKAECVTPEVTDKEIDAVLERRRAVSAELVPHKGPAVKGNIVHIDYEGLLEGKPFNGGTAQNQTLQLGSGRMIPGFEEGILGHKGGEEFDIFVTFPARYHVSDLAGKPVVFKIKLHDVCVRQLPALNSDFAKKAGNVDTMDEFRAQIRQQLHDGKHASALNRAKDAILTQLASAAEGELPSVLVETAYQQEMERFQQQLQMQRLSLDRYLSQVHQTRESFTAAVRAVAEKNTRARMALLQVAQSEGLLPTEEEIDKTLSERAERTKKTLEEIKAATNVEAMRRNEGIRRAADYVIEHSTIEEK; encoded by the coding sequence ATGAAACTGGTAAGCGTGGAAACTCCCGAAAAGAGTGTCTGCAAAATGACTTTCAGCGCTTCGGCTGAGGAGCTGGAAGCTGCGTCCAACGCCGTGTACGAGCGCACCCGCGCAACGTACACCATCAAAGGCTTTGCCAAGGGTGAGGCTGACCGCGCCCAGATCGAGGCCGACCGCGGCGAGCACACCTTCTGGTATGACGCCATCAACGACCTGATGGACAAGGACGTCCCGGCGCTGTACGACGCAGCGATGGCAGAACACGGCTTCCACGCAGTGGACGAGCCGGTGTACGATCTGGTCAGCGTGAAGAAGGATGAGGGCTTCGTGGCCACCGCTACCACCGCCCTGCAGCCCGAGCTGAAGCTGACCCAGACCACCGGCTTCAAGGCCGAGTGCGTCACTCCGGAAGTCACCGACAAGGAGATCGACGCCGTGCTGGAGCGCCGCCGTGCCGTCTCTGCCGAGCTGGTGCCCCACAAGGGTCCTGCCGTCAAGGGCAACATCGTCCACATCGACTACGAGGGCCTGCTGGAGGGCAAGCCGTTCAACGGCGGCACCGCCCAGAACCAGACTCTGCAGCTGGGCAGCGGCCGGATGATCCCCGGCTTCGAGGAGGGCATCCTCGGCCACAAGGGCGGCGAGGAGTTCGACATCTTCGTCACCTTCCCGGCACGCTACCACGTCAGCGACCTCGCCGGCAAGCCCGTGGTCTTTAAGATCAAGCTGCACGACGTCTGCGTCCGTCAGCTGCCCGCCCTGAACAGCGATTTTGCCAAGAAGGCCGGCAATGTGGACACGATGGACGAGTTCCGCGCCCAGATCCGTCAGCAGCTCCACGACGGCAAGCACGCCAGCGCCCTCAACCGCGCCAAGGACGCCATCCTCACCCAGCTGGCCTCCGCCGCTGAGGGCGAGCTGCCCAGCGTCCTCGTGGAGACGGCCTACCAGCAGGAGATGGAGCGGTTCCAGCAGCAGCTGCAGATGCAGCGCCTGAGCCTCGACCGCTATCTCAGTCAGGTCCACCAGACCCGCGAGAGCTTTACCGCCGCCGTCCGCGCCGTTGCCGAGAAGAACACCCGCGCCCGGATGGCCCTGCTGCAGGTGGCCCAGAGCGAGGGCCTCCTGCCCACCGAGGAGGAGATCGACAAGACCCTCTCCGAGCGTGCCGAGCGCACCAAAAAGACCCTCGAGGAGATCAAGGCCGCTACCAACGTGGAGGCCATGCGCCGCAACGAGGGCATCCGCCGCGCTGCCGATTACGTCATCGAGCACTCCACCATTGAGGAAAAATAA
- the sdaAB gene encoding L-serine ammonia-lyase, iron-sulfur-dependent subunit beta produces MRLFDVLGPVMIGPSSSHTAGAARIGYTAQKLLGDIPAEADIGLYGSFATTGRGHGTDRALVAGLLGLRPDDPRLPDSFALAEEAGMKFTIHPVELRAAHPNTAVLTLKSRTGRTLTLKAASVGGGRIRVTEIDGVPADFGGDSNTLIIHNEDTPGCIAEVTMSLAQRRINIASMQVFRAATGGYAVMVLECDSHIPHVLEQQMAVMPGIRKVTCLNIDEPEESEEG; encoded by the coding sequence ATGCGTCTTTTCGACGTTCTCGGGCCGGTGATGATCGGCCCCTCCTCCAGCCATACGGCGGGCGCGGCCCGCATCGGCTACACGGCCCAGAAGCTGCTGGGCGACATCCCCGCAGAGGCGGACATCGGACTTTATGGCAGTTTTGCCACCACGGGCCGGGGCCACGGCACCGACCGCGCACTGGTGGCGGGCCTGTTGGGCCTCCGCCCGGACGACCCCCGCCTGCCGGACAGCTTTGCACTGGCCGAGGAGGCCGGGATGAAGTTCACCATCCATCCGGTGGAGCTGCGCGCCGCCCACCCCAATACAGCTGTCCTTACCTTAAAGAGCAGGACGGGCCGCACCCTCACCCTGAAAGCGGCCTCCGTGGGCGGCGGGCGTATCCGCGTCACCGAGATCGACGGCGTGCCCGCCGACTTCGGCGGTGACAGCAACACCCTCATCATCCACAACGAGGACACCCCCGGATGCATCGCCGAAGTCACCATGTCGCTGGCCCAGCGGCGCATCAACATCGCGTCCATGCAGGTGTTCCGCGCCGCGACGGGCGGCTACGCCGTCATGGTGCTGGAGTGTGACTCCCATATCCCCCATGTGCTGGAACAGCAGATGGCCGTGATGCCGGGCATCCGCAAGGTCACCTGCCTGAACATCGACGAGCCGGAAGAATCTGAGGAGGGCTGA
- the sdaAA gene encoding L-serine ammonia-lyase, iron-sulfur-dependent, subunit alpha encodes MSFLSCEEMLAAASSQKISLSEAILRSDLAESRLTEAHSREMMHHLWQVMQATSRDYDPAQRSRSGLSGGDAAKVEQAHQEGRSFGGDYLAAVTAEALKTAECNACMKRIVAAPTAGSCGVLPAVLLPLARSGEADEEAICDALYVAAGFGQVIAARATLAGAEGGCQAEVGAASAMAAAALCHLKGGAPEQCAAAAAMALGNLLGLVCDPVAGLVEVPCIKRNVVGAVNAVSCANMALAGVDYAIPCDEVIDAMGRVGSLLSPDLRETGQGGLAATPTGVRIAQTLAEQG; translated from the coding sequence GTGTCGTTTTTATCCTGTGAAGAGATGCTGGCTGCAGCCAGCAGCCAGAAGATCTCCCTGTCGGAGGCCATCCTGCGCAGCGACCTGGCCGAAAGCCGCCTCACCGAGGCCCACAGCCGGGAGATGATGCATCATCTGTGGCAGGTGATGCAGGCCACCAGCCGGGACTACGACCCCGCCCAGCGCAGCCGCAGCGGCCTTTCGGGCGGCGACGCGGCCAAGGTGGAGCAGGCGCACCAAGAGGGCAGGAGCTTCGGCGGCGATTACCTCGCCGCTGTGACGGCGGAGGCCCTCAAGACCGCCGAGTGCAACGCCTGCATGAAGCGGATCGTCGCGGCCCCCACGGCGGGCAGCTGCGGCGTTCTGCCCGCCGTCCTGCTGCCGCTGGCCCGCAGCGGCGAGGCGGACGAGGAAGCCATCTGCGACGCCCTCTATGTAGCCGCCGGCTTTGGGCAGGTCATCGCGGCCCGCGCCACGCTGGCGGGCGCGGAGGGCGGCTGTCAGGCCGAGGTGGGCGCTGCCAGCGCGATGGCCGCTGCCGCGCTCTGCCACCTCAAAGGCGGTGCGCCCGAGCAGTGCGCCGCCGCTGCCGCAATGGCACTGGGCAACCTGCTGGGCCTCGTCTGCGACCCCGTGGCCGGCCTCGTGGAAGTGCCCTGCATCAAGCGGAATGTGGTCGGTGCAGTGAATGCGGTTTCTTGTGCCAATATGGCTCTCGCCGGGGTGGACTACGCCATCCCCTGCGACGAGGTCATCGACGCGATGGGCCGCGTGGGCAGCCTGCTCTCCCCCGACCTCCGGGAGACGGGTCAGGGCGGTCTTGCCGCCACGCCTACCGGTGTCCGAATCGCCCAGACCCTCGCAGAGCAGGGCTGA
- a CDS encoding site-specific integrase, with amino-acid sequence MASIMKRGNTYSVRYNYKDHNGKPCKGWETFKTKAEAQERKITVEKELLDGTFLVPDAMTVEEMLYKWIPIQSSKHKWSPKTYTQSVAMVQNLIVPYIGKRKVQDLRTYDIEQFYATLSQTPCGQYVHGEKQELTENQKKRLLSSTSIHEVHTLLKTAFSYAVDWDLIHKSPTPREAPKINTEERTIWDERTMLAALQTIENPALHLAVHLSMILSLREGEILGLQPGDLAFDAADGRGAITVNKAMQRANKEALSKIDPSQIYHTFPDRREGSKSSLILKKTKTKKSNRVLYMTKPLKEELLAWLDKMKQDEQNAPEKYSNCGQLFRLPDGLPIAPDVLTKWYRQWRAEHPEFEKIVFHGLRHSSATYQLLQSGGDFKSVQGNTGHATATVLMDTYAHTQDRPRLELAKKIEADFYRQDTAGAGPQASPESKMPAATKITGKMILEAIRQMDAEERRELTRVLFA; translated from the coding sequence ATGGCATCTATTATGAAACGTGGCAACACGTATTCTGTCCGATACAACTACAAAGACCACAATGGCAAGCCCTGCAAGGGCTGGGAGACCTTCAAGACCAAGGCCGAAGCGCAGGAGCGCAAGATCACGGTCGAAAAGGAACTGCTGGATGGTACATTCCTCGTGCCGGATGCAATGACGGTGGAGGAGATGCTCTACAAGTGGATTCCCATTCAGTCCAGCAAACACAAGTGGTCTCCCAAGACCTACACCCAATCTGTGGCGATGGTGCAGAACCTCATCGTGCCGTATATCGGAAAGCGGAAGGTGCAAGACCTCCGCACCTACGACATTGAGCAGTTCTACGCCACCCTGAGCCAGACCCCCTGCGGCCAGTACGTTCACGGCGAGAAGCAGGAGCTGACGGAAAATCAGAAGAAGCGGCTGTTATCCAGCACGTCCATTCACGAAGTCCACACGCTCTTGAAAACCGCCTTTTCGTATGCCGTTGACTGGGATCTGATTCACAAATCGCCTACTCCCCGTGAAGCCCCCAAGATCAATACCGAAGAACGCACCATCTGGGATGAGCGCACCATGCTGGCGGCGTTGCAGACCATTGAGAACCCCGCCCTCCATCTGGCGGTGCATCTGAGCATGATTCTCTCCCTGCGAGAGGGTGAGATCCTCGGCTTACAGCCGGGAGACCTCGCCTTCGATGCCGCCGATGGTCGTGGAGCTATCACGGTGAACAAGGCAATGCAGCGTGCCAACAAAGAAGCCTTGTCCAAGATCGACCCCAGCCAGATCTACCACACCTTCCCGGACAGACGGGAGGGGAGCAAGTCCTCGCTGATTCTGAAAAAGACCAAAACCAAGAAGTCCAACCGTGTCCTGTATATGACGAAACCGCTGAAAGAGGAACTTCTGGCATGGCTCGACAAGATGAAGCAGGACGAACAGAACGCCCCGGAGAAGTACAGCAACTGCGGTCAGCTGTTCCGCTTACCAGACGGCTTACCCATTGCCCCGGACGTTCTGACCAAGTGGTATCGGCAGTGGCGAGCAGAGCACCCGGAGTTTGAGAAGATCGTGTTTCATGGTCTGCGACACTCCAGTGCCACCTATCAGCTGTTGCAGTCTGGCGGTGACTTCAAATCGGTGCAGGGCAACACAGGTCATGCAACTGCTACCGTCCTGATGGACACCTACGCTCACACGCAGGACAGGCCCCGGTTGGAGCTGGCAAAGAAGATCGAAGCCGACTTCTACCGGCAGGACACAGCAGGAGCAGGGCCGCAGGCGTCCCCGGAAAGCAAAATGCCGGCGGCAACAAAAATCACAGGCAAAATGATCCTTGAAGCCATCCGGCAGATGGACGCAGAAGAACGCCGCGAGCTGACGCGGGTGCTCTTCGCATAA
- a CDS encoding helix-turn-helix domain-containing protein, producing the protein MPMTNVRKNSAKLTREDLKIAPESPTMKLSETPAVEPSDQTSKTVRHAPLVYRVEEIAQLLAISNRAAYNLCNTTKDFKVIRLGTSIRVSKQSFDDWFAAV; encoded by the coding sequence ATGCCTATGACGAATGTCCGCAAAAATTCCGCTAAACTGACCCGTGAGGACTTGAAAATCGCGCCCGAATCCCCTACAATGAAATTGTCCGAAACCCCTGCCGTAGAACCTTCTGACCAGACCAGCAAAACTGTCCGACACGCCCCGCTCGTTTACCGGGTGGAGGAGATCGCCCAACTGTTGGCGATCTCCAACCGTGCTGCGTACAATCTGTGCAACACCACGAAAGATTTCAAGGTGATTCGCCTCGGTACCAGCATCCGGGTAAGCAAGCAGAGCTTTGACGATTGGTTTGCTGCGGTCTGA